From a single Apium graveolens cultivar Ventura chromosome 2, ASM990537v1, whole genome shotgun sequence genomic region:
- the LOC141685362 gene encoding uncharacterized protein LOC141685362, with translation MLNQRVARFNGCYKRVQEVPHSGWSDELILENAHVMYKYENKTTFQLIHCWRLLKNEPKWSAIYEPQGSKITKVSESGAYTSESNTDTSDQEVREVRPTGQETAKRKAKGKAKNDSSMSTFMEINERKASALEKLVVTKEKEAEDNRMTKYMDYLVMDTSYMTPEQKKNHESLCAHIRTNILKF, from the coding sequence ATGTTGAATCAAAGAGTGGCACGTTTTAATGGATGTTATAAGCGAGTACAAGAAGTACCCCATAGTGGTTGGTCCGATGAACTAATTCTTGAAAATGCACATGTTATGTATAAATATGAAAATAAGACAACTTTTCAGTTAATACATTGTTGGAGATTGCTAAAGAATGAGCCCAAATGGAGTGCAATCTACGAACCACAAGGAAGTAAAATAACAAAGGTATCTGAATCAGGAGCATACACATCGGAATCTAATACAGACACTAGTGATCAAGAAGTACGTGAAGTACGCCCAACTGGTCAGGAGACAGCAAAACgaaaggcaaaaggaaaggcaAAAAATGACTCATCGATGAGTACATTTATGGAAATTAATGAAAGGAAGGCATCTGCATTAGAAAAATTGGTGGTAACAAAGGAAAAGGAAGCAGAGGATAACCGAATGACAAAATATATGGATTATCTTGTCATGGACACATCGTATATGACTCCCGAGCAGAAGAAAAATCATGAAAGTTTGTGTGCCCATATTCGTACTAATATTTTGAAGTTCTGA